Proteins co-encoded in one Archangium lipolyticum genomic window:
- a CDS encoding tetratricopeptide repeat protein, translating to MSSWFLWMLLSALTGSPLLAAVLVLAFVWVADRYTVGILPSPLRALGRWQRASKLERVLQTNPHDRQARVELADLRLRRGRYAAAVEVLKPNLEAGDDDVRTLFLLGVAYLGAGDAARGELLLKEAAKLDPGYQMGSIDLELGRFRLARGDAKGAIEALERLHAARPGTVEGRVLLARALDASGKDGEGALVREEAWKEYVAAPGFQRRRERLWAWRARPSRPIAYGVALVMVLALGFTVLSRIQAPEPSPDGYGFYDDPGMAADSE from the coding sequence ATGAGTTCGTGGTTCCTGTGGATGTTGCTCTCCGCGCTGACGGGCAGCCCGCTGCTCGCGGCGGTGCTGGTGCTGGCTTTTGTGTGGGTGGCGGATCGCTACACCGTGGGGATTCTGCCGAGCCCCCTGCGGGCGCTGGGTCGCTGGCAGCGCGCGTCGAAGCTGGAGCGGGTGCTACAGACCAACCCACATGACCGGCAGGCGCGCGTGGAACTGGCGGATTTGAGGTTGAGGCGGGGCAGGTACGCGGCGGCGGTGGAGGTGCTCAAGCCCAACCTGGAGGCGGGGGACGACGACGTACGGACGCTGTTCCTGCTCGGCGTGGCGTACCTGGGAGCGGGGGACGCGGCCCGGGGCGAGCTGCTGCTGAAGGAGGCGGCGAAGCTGGACCCGGGCTACCAGATGGGGTCCATCGACCTGGAGCTCGGGCGCTTCCGGCTGGCGCGCGGGGACGCGAAGGGCGCCATCGAGGCGCTGGAGCGCTTGCACGCGGCGAGGCCCGGGACGGTGGAGGGGCGGGTGTTGCTGGCGCGGGCGCTCGATGCGAGCGGCAAGGATGGGGAAGGGGCGCTGGTGCGCGAGGAGGCGTGGAAGGAGTACGTGGCCGCCCCCGGTTTCCAGCGCCGACGCGAGCGGCTGTGGGCCTGGCGCGCACGTCCCAGCCGTCCCATCGCCTACGGGGTGGCGCTGGTGATGGTCCTGGCGCTCGGCTTCACCGTCCTCAGCCGCATCCAAGCCCCCGAGCCCTCGCCGGACGGGTACGGCTTCTACGACGACCCGGGGATGGCGGCCGACAGCGAGTGA
- a CDS encoding DUF4388 domain-containing protein has product MFPTPAHVLRQREGALAETPFPLLLHALSVEERTCTLELKVRQREKRITFEDGAPVSFSSNLLHETLGKFLVEKGKLSEVDYQKALAESVQTDVAIGGLLVQKGLISPFDLYKQMQANMAMSLLDCFRWTDARYRLIADIEPPDTSVRMNPAQLILTGVASMMPFDEVATHFTFTDDRRFAQVPGVEGPKLSSKDARLFQALRFRPTFPELMQRSGLDTDSTLRRLYAFCILGLADFAEEVDKRPQPAPSAMATAPAPMPGPALTPLPGSLEIVDAAALASAGPSGVPFSDEDEAVKNALLSAFLSHRSQDPFDLLGVPENPQPVALRKAFLGLADKFSPLRFQTPDLKEKAEALLVAYARAYGALSEVEQAALWRKRRQAAREKKAGTGRPSTAEQFRIRTDLLDATTQFDEAMKRLKAENYPGAFEYFEYACDIEPKPLYRAYRAWARYLMKPEAYGKLALQELAEVVKQEPGCEEAWFFTGEAARGEAQWALAEDAYRKAFKLNPKNRRYVDLIQDTMKRVKR; this is encoded by the coding sequence ATGTTTCCCACCCCCGCCCACGTCCTGAGGCAGCGCGAGGGGGCGCTCGCCGAGACGCCATTCCCCTTGTTGCTGCACGCGCTGTCCGTCGAGGAGCGCACGTGCACGCTGGAGCTGAAGGTGCGCCAGCGCGAGAAGCGCATCACCTTCGAGGACGGCGCGCCGGTGTCGTTCTCCAGCAACCTGCTGCACGAGACGCTGGGCAAGTTCCTGGTGGAGAAGGGGAAGCTGTCGGAGGTGGACTACCAGAAGGCGCTCGCGGAGAGCGTGCAGACGGACGTCGCCATCGGCGGGCTGTTGGTGCAGAAGGGGCTCATCAGCCCGTTCGACCTGTACAAGCAGATGCAGGCGAACATGGCCATGAGCCTGCTGGACTGCTTCCGCTGGACGGATGCGCGCTACCGGCTCATCGCCGACATCGAGCCGCCGGACACCAGCGTACGGATGAACCCGGCGCAGCTCATCCTCACGGGCGTCGCGAGCATGATGCCCTTCGACGAGGTGGCCACGCACTTCACCTTCACGGATGACCGGCGCTTCGCGCAGGTGCCGGGGGTGGAGGGGCCGAAGCTGTCCTCGAAGGACGCGCGGCTCTTCCAGGCGCTGCGCTTCCGGCCCACCTTCCCGGAGCTGATGCAGCGCTCGGGGCTGGACACCGACTCCACGCTGCGCCGCCTGTATGCCTTCTGCATCCTGGGCCTGGCGGACTTCGCGGAGGAGGTGGACAAGCGGCCGCAGCCCGCGCCCTCGGCGATGGCCACGGCTCCGGCGCCGATGCCGGGTCCGGCCCTCACGCCGCTGCCGGGGAGCCTCGAGATCGTGGACGCGGCGGCCCTCGCGTCGGCGGGGCCCTCGGGCGTGCCGTTCTCGGACGAGGACGAGGCGGTGAAGAACGCGCTGCTGAGCGCCTTCCTGTCGCACCGGAGCCAGGATCCGTTCGATCTGCTGGGCGTGCCGGAGAACCCGCAGCCGGTGGCGCTGCGCAAGGCATTCCTGGGGCTGGCGGACAAGTTCTCGCCGCTGCGCTTCCAGACGCCGGACCTGAAGGAGAAGGCGGAGGCGCTGCTGGTGGCGTACGCGCGGGCGTACGGGGCGCTGTCGGAGGTGGAGCAGGCGGCGCTGTGGCGCAAGCGGAGGCAGGCGGCGCGCGAGAAGAAGGCGGGGACGGGGCGGCCGTCGACGGCGGAGCAGTTCCGCATCCGCACGGACCTGCTGGACGCGACCACGCAGTTCGACGAGGCGATGAAGCGGCTGAAGGCGGAGAACTACCCGGGCGCGTTCGAGTACTTCGAGTACGCGTGCGACATCGAGCCGAAGCCGCTCTACCGGGCGTACAGGGCGTGGGCGCGCTATCTGATGAAGCCGGAGGCGTATGGCAAGCTGGCGCTGCAGGAGCTGGCGGAGGTGGTGAAGCAGGAGCCGGGCTGCGAGGAGGCGTGGTTCTTCACGGGCGAGGCGGCGCGAGGCGAGGCCCAGTGGGCGCTGGCCGAGGACGCGTACCGGAAGGCCTTCAAGCTCAACCCGAAGAACCGCCGGTACGTGGACCTCATCCAGGACACGATGAAGCGCGTGAAGCGCTGA
- a CDS encoding Lnb N-terminal periplasmic domain-containing protein yields MRDLLALVAGLLMALPASAGETLAERVHWLEAEHGLVLRAPASEDAALVAEVEAGLAALPPALRRVPGGPLELVLHPAPAPLGMGNESPRRPEWSEGRERFHLYAFVPTQERRATLRTARLTDTELERLWRRRAVVHAVMQRWDDVRGWSRTARWRRLSGWLAPFERPLTFVEEARLSYEGAFSRARGQKSASLDLVTFAEELFVPVESLREEALSVDDRVRCQELSKARALGELLAADGLWTPPPRGHCPAFDTWAEAGKLSHFELLLAVSTGRQPESLFGHLLMRPVWREGDTPRGPSFEAVVQPVALTGMETGGPSYIVKGLSGGFSLGFLTATRGDLSHETLELEQRTIRRYRLRLTPSEQVRLLERVWEMERRGYLPYYFLTDNCASALLFLVNGALEGGRAVRAPGVLWVLPSATLDAFARMEVTGPDGKRQPLLEYVPDALESTGERAWRAHESRQEALDALATRVSAGVLTRLRLLDRRLQSPEPEKRREAWSRVPALVEAALASVPEVERDSVRTLLHAYVAWSVRVERSEMDRAEDERMKVERDRLVKIRGPVPTPQDGLRERQQLFEREDELQRRLAVLDRIAYFQQALATAQRREPTRKEARTLARAEAVEATFVTATEVQGALHSGPLSEVDPVDFLERDHARKVREESELASRALPRSGAGRMSVALGMDQLPSGHARPVVTLWTSGLSEAMGETYLHGIRPGNDLRVLDGEIRVEPRRGMPRVLDSRLTLLGYRTLLREPPWHRRTLLDELGWGMEALMETREAGTDLRYRATAQGEALLVVDEGTRFHRYTTLGVGARTGMRWGLDALVPIVGPRLTFSQRVGLPGSLANAVRLEAAWSPLFILSRGLRHEAEASLRVDLLVGHWARRSVRLSPRAQVRWEGTIDGWPSGRAEPRLDLAVELM; encoded by the coding sequence ATGAGAGACCTCCTGGCGCTGGTGGCAGGGCTCCTGATGGCGCTGCCCGCCAGCGCCGGGGAGACACTCGCGGAGCGCGTCCACTGGTTGGAGGCGGAGCACGGCCTGGTCCTGCGCGCTCCCGCCTCCGAGGACGCCGCGCTCGTGGCGGAGGTGGAGGCCGGACTCGCCGCGCTTCCCCCCGCCCTGCGCCGTGTGCCCGGCGGGCCGCTGGAGCTGGTGCTTCACCCGGCTCCGGCACCGCTCGGCATGGGCAATGAGTCCCCGCGGCGACCGGAATGGAGCGAGGGCCGGGAGCGCTTCCACCTCTATGCCTTCGTCCCCACCCAGGAGCGGCGCGCCACGCTGCGCACGGCCCGCCTCACCGACACGGAGCTGGAGCGGCTGTGGCGGCGGCGCGCGGTGGTGCACGCGGTGATGCAGCGCTGGGACGATGTGCGCGGATGGAGCCGCACCGCGCGCTGGCGCCGGCTGTCCGGCTGGCTCGCCCCTTTCGAGCGGCCCCTCACCTTCGTCGAGGAGGCACGTCTCTCCTACGAGGGCGCCTTCAGCCGGGCACGCGGACAGAAGAGCGCTTCGTTGGACCTGGTCACCTTCGCCGAGGAGCTCTTCGTCCCCGTGGAGTCCCTCCGCGAGGAGGCGCTCTCCGTGGACGACCGGGTGCGCTGCCAGGAGCTGTCCAAGGCACGTGCGCTCGGTGAGTTGCTGGCGGCCGATGGGCTCTGGACACCACCGCCGCGAGGACACTGCCCCGCCTTCGACACGTGGGCGGAGGCCGGGAAGCTGTCGCACTTCGAGCTGCTGCTCGCCGTCTCCACGGGCCGGCAGCCCGAGTCGCTCTTCGGCCACCTGTTGATGAGGCCGGTGTGGCGTGAGGGCGACACGCCGCGGGGGCCGAGCTTCGAGGCGGTGGTGCAGCCCGTGGCCCTGACGGGGATGGAGACGGGCGGTCCAAGCTACATCGTGAAGGGGCTGTCCGGAGGCTTCTCGCTGGGCTTCCTCACCGCGACGCGGGGAGACCTGTCGCATGAGACGCTGGAGCTGGAGCAGCGCACCATCCGCCGCTACCGCCTGCGGCTCACCCCGAGCGAGCAGGTGCGGCTGCTGGAGCGCGTCTGGGAGATGGAGCGGCGCGGCTACCTGCCCTACTACTTCCTGACGGACAACTGCGCGAGCGCGCTCCTCTTCCTCGTCAATGGCGCGCTGGAGGGAGGCCGCGCGGTGCGCGCGCCCGGAGTGCTCTGGGTGCTGCCGAGTGCCACCCTGGATGCGTTCGCCCGGATGGAGGTGACAGGTCCGGACGGAAAGCGGCAACCGCTCCTGGAGTACGTACCGGACGCGCTCGAATCCACCGGGGAGCGTGCCTGGCGGGCGCACGAGTCACGACAGGAAGCACTCGATGCACTGGCCACGCGGGTGAGCGCCGGGGTGCTCACCCGGCTGCGCCTGCTGGACCGGCGCCTCCAATCCCCCGAGCCGGAGAAGCGCCGGGAGGCGTGGTCCCGGGTGCCCGCGCTGGTGGAGGCCGCGCTCGCGTCCGTGCCAGAAGTGGAGCGGGACTCCGTGCGCACGCTGCTCCACGCCTATGTCGCCTGGTCCGTCCGGGTGGAGCGCTCGGAGATGGACCGGGCCGAGGACGAGCGGATGAAGGTGGAGCGCGACCGGCTCGTGAAGATTCGAGGACCCGTGCCCACGCCCCAGGACGGCCTGCGCGAGCGCCAGCAGCTCTTCGAGCGTGAGGACGAATTGCAGCGGCGGCTCGCGGTGCTCGACCGCATCGCCTATTTCCAGCAGGCGCTGGCCACCGCGCAGCGGCGCGAGCCCACCCGGAAGGAGGCGCGCACGCTCGCGCGAGCCGAGGCCGTGGAGGCCACCTTCGTCACCGCCACCGAGGTGCAGGGTGCGCTCCACTCCGGGCCGCTCTCCGAGGTGGACCCGGTGGACTTCCTCGAGCGCGACCATGCGCGGAAGGTGCGGGAGGAGAGTGAGCTGGCCTCGCGCGCCCTGCCGCGCTCGGGGGCGGGCCGGATGTCGGTGGCGCTGGGAATGGACCAGCTCCCCTCGGGACACGCGCGGCCGGTGGTGACCCTGTGGACGTCCGGGCTGAGCGAGGCCATGGGCGAGACGTACCTGCACGGCATCCGGCCCGGAAATGACCTGCGCGTGCTCGATGGCGAGATACGCGTGGAGCCGAGGCGCGGGATGCCTCGTGTGCTGGACTCCCGGCTCACCCTGCTGGGCTACCGCACCCTGCTGCGGGAGCCGCCCTGGCACCGGCGCACGCTACTCGACGAGCTGGGCTGGGGCATGGAGGCGCTGATGGAGACCCGGGAGGCGGGAACGGACCTGCGGTATCGGGCCACCGCCCAGGGTGAGGCACTGCTGGTCGTGGACGAGGGCACCCGCTTCCACCGCTACACCACGCTGGGCGTGGGCGCCCGGACCGGGATGCGCTGGGGGCTGGACGCGCTCGTTCCCATCGTGGGGCCCCGGCTCACCTTCTCGCAGCGCGTGGGCCTGCCCGGCTCGCTGGCCAACGCGGTGCGCCTGGAGGCCGCCTGGTCCCCCCTGTTCATCCTGTCCCGGGGGTTGCGGCACGAGGCGGAGGCCTCGCTCCGGGTGGATCTGCTCGTCGGACACTGGGCACGCCGGAGTGTCCGGCTCTCGCCCCGGGCCCAGGTGCGTTGGGAGGGTACGATCGACGGCTGGCCCTCGGGCCGGGCCGAGCCCCGACTGGACCTGGCCGTCGAGCTGATGTGA
- a CDS encoding universal stress protein has translation MLKHILVAIDGSETSRKAARFAHDLAQQTNSRITLLFVLEPPRVVPFGFLDSELISGPQRTPEELDAVRRMLDELSADLPKAQVDKVVEIGRPADTIVSMADKLGADHIVVGARGLNPGGKWLLGSVSDRVVQHAGRPVTVVH, from the coding sequence GTGCTCAAACACATCCTCGTCGCCATCGATGGCTCGGAAACGTCGCGCAAGGCGGCGCGCTTCGCCCACGACCTGGCGCAGCAGACGAACTCGCGCATCACCCTCCTCTTCGTCCTCGAGCCCCCTCGGGTCGTCCCCTTCGGGTTCCTGGACTCCGAGCTCATCTCCGGCCCCCAGCGCACCCCGGAGGAGCTGGACGCCGTGCGGCGCATGCTCGACGAGCTCTCCGCCGACCTGCCCAAGGCCCAGGTGGACAAGGTGGTGGAGATCGGCCGCCCCGCCGACACCATCGTCTCCATGGCCGACAAGCTGGGCGCGGACCACATCGTGGTGGGCGCTCGCGGTCTCAACCCCGGTGGCAAGTGGTTGCTCGGCTCCGTCAGCGACCGCGTCGTCCAGCACGCCGGCCGCCCCGTCACCGTCGTCCATTGA
- a CDS encoding adenosylhomocysteinase, which yields MDAFARDLGWAKLQMSLTRRWCEALPRLDGVRLACSMHLDLKMVVAVETLLEKGAAVFLATCNPTTVRDEVVAYLRERGAEAHAWKDMPGEEYASAIDKAVAWGPTHLCEMGADLSAAIHERGLETRVKAGLEATGSGIARLRSLTPRYPIFNWDDLPIKEGLHNRWLVGLSTWQSFCERTHLTLHGRRVLVVGYGLVGQGIADVARALGGTVTVAERDPARLLEARYAGWEAGPMSPELLARADVIVTATGVAGVIGAEEVKHLKSGCFLLNVGHVANEIEVGALGTRREVVPHVEETRPHGRTVYLFAGGSMANLTAGWGDSLNAFDVTLATMVAGLGYIFSEEGAGARPGLHPLPRRVWSEVAAAAAGV from the coding sequence ATGGACGCGTTCGCACGAGACCTGGGGTGGGCGAAGCTACAGATGTCGCTGACGCGGAGGTGGTGCGAGGCATTGCCGAGGCTGGACGGGGTGCGGCTCGCGTGCTCGATGCACCTGGACCTCAAGATGGTGGTGGCGGTCGAGACGCTGCTGGAGAAGGGGGCGGCGGTGTTCCTGGCGACGTGCAACCCGACCACGGTGCGGGACGAGGTGGTCGCGTACCTGCGGGAGCGAGGGGCCGAGGCGCACGCCTGGAAGGACATGCCCGGGGAAGAGTACGCCTCGGCGATCGACAAGGCGGTGGCGTGGGGGCCCACGCACCTGTGCGAGATGGGAGCGGACCTCTCGGCGGCCATCCACGAGCGGGGGCTGGAGACGCGGGTGAAGGCGGGGCTGGAGGCCACGGGCTCGGGGATCGCGCGGCTGCGGTCGCTGACGCCGCGCTACCCGATCTTCAACTGGGACGACCTGCCCATCAAGGAGGGCCTGCACAACCGCTGGCTGGTGGGGCTCTCCACGTGGCAGTCGTTCTGCGAGCGGACCCATCTCACCCTGCATGGCAGGCGGGTGCTGGTGGTGGGCTACGGGCTGGTGGGGCAGGGCATCGCGGACGTGGCGAGGGCCCTCGGAGGGACGGTGACGGTGGCGGAGAGGGATCCGGCGCGGCTGCTGGAGGCGCGCTATGCGGGGTGGGAGGCGGGGCCGATGTCGCCAGAGCTGCTCGCGCGGGCCGACGTCATCGTCACGGCCACGGGGGTGGCGGGAGTCATTGGCGCCGAGGAGGTGAAGCACCTGAAGTCCGGGTGCTTCCTGCTCAACGTGGGGCACGTGGCGAACGAGATTGAAGTGGGGGCGCTCGGGACCCGGCGCGAGGTCGTCCCGCACGTCGAGGAGACGCGGCCCCACGGGCGGACCGTCTACCTGTTCGCGGGAGGCTCGATGGCGAACCTCACGGCGGGGTGGGGAGACAGCCTGAACGCCTTCGACGTCACCCTGGCCACGATGGTGGCGGGGCTCGGCTACATCTTCTCCGAGGAGGGCGCGGGGGCGAGGCCGGGACTGCACCCGCTCCCGCGCCGGGTCTGGTCGGAGGTCGCCGCGGCGGCCGCTGGCGTCTGA